Sequence from the Bacteroidota bacterium genome:
TGTTAAAACCTCCAACAGATCCGTTTCAAAAGAACGGAGAAGAGAAAACCAAATATTCTAACGGCGTATTGCGCACACAGGGGAATTACAGGAACGGGAAGCGCGATGGACAGTGGTACAGCTGGTACAGTACAGGGAAACCCTGGAGTGAAACCTATTTTGAAAATGGGATTAAAAATGGGCCGACTAAAACCTGGTTTGAGAGCGGAAAACTACGCTATGAAGGACAATTTACAAATGATGTCAAAACAGGGACGTGGAAATATTATGATGAAAACGGGAACCTGGCAAAGGTTATAGATCATACCGGCAAATGATCATAGCAGGGTATTACAGCTTCTTAAACCCAACCAATATTGAAACGCAGCCTTCCGGAATTATTTTGTTAGGAGAATCGGAGGGTGGAATTTCTACCTGTACACTTAAGGCTTGGGTGGCGGCCACATTAAAATCCCATTGTTTTGCCGCGGCCTTTTTGCTGTTGAATAATTCGTTTTTTTCCGCATCAAATACCTTAAAATTAACATTTCCCAAAACGGCTTCAGAACAAACCATCAGACGGTAATCCTGGCCGGCATAAAATGTCATCTGCACTTCCGCAGATTCCCCTGGTGCCAGTTTCGCGCTGTTAAATTGTCCGTTTTGAGTGTATGGCAATAGTGCCGGAAAGCATTGCTTCTTAGCGATATTGCGACACTGAGCCGATACATCCATGGTAATAAATAACAAAGATGTCACAAGCAGCACAAGTGTTCTGAAATAAGCGTTCATCATGTATTTTTATTTAATGATTTTTGCTCTTGTAGCGTTGATCTTTTCGGTGATCGTTTTAAGCTGCTCCGGAGTAATTGTAATTTTATTACCCCCTCCTATTGTGGTCACTCCTGTTTTAGAATCGGTTGTTGATTTGGAAGCAGATTTGGTCACATGCACCTGATCGTAAACTGTTTTCAGATCAACCAGTTCTTTGTGCATGCTTGCGACAGTTTCATCAAAATCATATTTTTTGAGCATTTTAACAAGGTTGTCCAGCGTGAATTTTTGTTCCGCTATTCGGGTTTCAATCTCCTTATTGCTGCTGGCCGCAGCAATTTTTGTAGCAATGTACAGTCCTTCAACCCATCCTCCGGCTATGATCAGTGAGGATGTTCCGGGCCGCTCATTGTCTTTCAAATAAGAGTCCGCGGTCCAGAATGATTCGGAAATAATTCCAAGAAGAGAATCCTTATTACTCTTATTAGCTTCCAGCCTGTTGGCTGTATTTTCATCGAACGCACCACTTATTCCAAGCCCATTAGCTAAATTATTGGCACATTTTAAATACAACATCGACTCCTGAGTCTGATCGTAAATACTTGTAAAACTCAGATCCGATCCATAAACGCCAAGGTTAAGAGCCTTATCCCCGGTAGTGGTGTATTTCGACACATTCTGAATATCATTCAAATAATCTTTGTTATATGGCACACCGGCTCTCTGGATGAGTGTAGCCGTTTCTATAGGGGATGGAACAGAATAAAAAATATTTTCTACAATGGAATCTTTTTCAA
This genomic interval carries:
- a CDS encoding toxin-antitoxin system YwqK family antitoxin translates to MNRIFLFFILVSLLAACKGPANDQAEQTTAKDTVAIDNPMLKPPTDPFQKNGEEKTKYSNGVLRTQGNYRNGKRDGQWYSWYSTGKPWSETYFENGIKNGPTKTWFESGKLRYEGQFTNDVKTGTWKYYDENGNLAKVIDHTGK